Sequence from the Primulina huaijiensis isolate GDHJ02 chromosome 16, ASM1229523v2, whole genome shotgun sequence genome:
CACCACCAAGTAATCTTTTTCTTCACACCTCTCGATCACAACCTTTGGTTTGAATGACGGGGGCGAATCCTCTTTAGTTTCCAAGAAAGTACATTCGTAGTCCCTGTCAGCAAATAATAGTTGGTGGAGTCGTCTGTCAATATGTGTGGAACCAATCGAGAAACTCGTGTGAGCAACATTTTCTTCGTTCCCACAGCCTCGAAGAATATTTTTGAGCTGCTCCTCAATAGATGATAATCGAGATGCGTCATTCACTGCACGGCATGTTGTGTCATCATTTACATATAGAACACAAGCTATGCGGCTGTTATGAGTCCATACTTCGGCAGCAGCAACATTGAGGTGGAGATTGGCAAGCACCGCAGAAATCTCTGATAAGAGACCGGGGCGGTCCCGGCCTATAAGCTCGATGGCGGTGTAATCTCCCATTGATTTCACTCCCACTCTCTTTTCAGGAGAAGCCTTCAATATGCCTGAGGTGTAGCCCTTGGGTCCCAAAGCCTATACAACAAAAATTATAGATTACATGAAAGTGTTCCCGATTGTATGCTAGTTAGTGCCTACGAGCCTCGTATAGTTGAGACATATCGAATTCTTTCCCCCATTCAGACTCCAAAAAAAACTATTTCACAGGATTTCAACATGAGCCTGTTAGCTCCTCTGCGCAGAAACGGATTAATGTGAAAACAATGAACAGTTTAGATAAAATCAAACCTTCTCTATGTACTCAATAGTCTGTGTGTCCCTAATCTTGCGCCCTTGTTCATCGGTGACATGAAACACTGTTGAAGGAGGACAGAAAATAAAACGAGTATTTAGTCATGAAAGAAGCGTCTGACTCACACTCGAGTTCTTAATATATATGCACGAGTAAAAGATAAACAAAATGTACAGCTGAGTACTGAAGAAACACAATCGTGCACCTTTAGTTTCTTAACATTGCTTATTGATGCATATTATTGAcatttcattttcatcacttgagtcaataaatatTCACAATGAAGTGTATCGTACCATCCATAAACCAGCCGCCGTCGGAGGAGATGTAGGCTTTAGTAATAATAAGATCAAGATCACTAAGAATTTGCACCACTTCAAGCAGAATCCCTGGTTTGTTCATGCTGTCAACCTGAGGAACACATAAACATTAATATTATCGAACTAGCAAATTCACAATTTCAACCCTTTAGAACACGAGTAAGAAGTTACCTTGACCAGAGTACAGTCCTTGCAACTAGAGTTGTCCACAGAAACCCTGAAACATGTAAACTGAGACAATTTAAAACCACAAAACCAGA
This genomic interval carries:
- the LOC140961829 gene encoding ACT domain-containing protein ACR3; this translates as MGSWAYFDPEYETLNIRINPPQVSVDNSSCKDCTLVKVDSMNKPGILLEVVQILSDLDLIITKAYISSDGGWFMDVFHVTDEQGRKIRDTQTIEYIEKALGPKGYTSGILKASPEKRVGVKSMGDYTAIELIGRDRPGLLSEISAVLANLHLNVAAAEVWTHNSRIACVLYVNDDTTCRAVNDASRLSSIEEQLKNILRGCGNEENVAHTSFSIGSTHIDRRLHQLLFADRDYECTFLETKEDSPPSFKPKVVIERCEEKDYLVVSVRCRDRPKLMFDIVCTLTDMQYVVFHATISSDGPHASQEYFIRHMDGRTLDTEEEKEKVAKCLEAAIRRRTSEGLSLEICAKDRVGLLSEVTRVLRENGLSVTRAGVSTVGEEAMNVFYVNDASGNPVDTKTIEALRKEIGRTMRVNVKKAPIDIKAAEAGGWANTSFFFGSLLEKFRC